In one window of Gossypium arboreum isolate Shixiya-1 chromosome 4, ASM2569848v2, whole genome shotgun sequence DNA:
- the LOC108457989 gene encoding uncharacterized protein LOC108457989: MAKVSLLLFSLFIIVASAIINGSAAVEKVGIYELKKGDLSVKFTNWGATIVSVFLPDKYGKMGDIVLGYDSVNDYKNDTSYIGSIVGRVANRIGGAQFTLNGVHYKLIPNEGKNMLHGGPIGFSDVVWKVNKYKKDGYSPSIVFAYDSYDGEEGFPGALRVTVTYTLYPGNRLTVRMKAKALNKATPVNLAQHTYWNLGNHNSGDILSEQVQIFASHYTPVDSQLIPTGKFAAVKGTPYDFLKPHTVGSRINKLENGYDINYVIDGVDGKLKKAAVVKDKKSGRVMELFTNQAGVQFYTANSLKDVKGKDGYVYEPHGALCLETQAFPDSVNHPNFPSTIVYPGKEYKHVMVFKFSISS, translated from the exons atggcTAAGGTATCTTTGTTGTTGTTTTCCTTGTTCATTATTGTTGCTTCTGCAATTATCAATGGGTCAGCAGCAGTGGAGAAGGTTGGGATATATGAGCTGAAGAAAGGTGATCTGAGTGTTAAATTCACCAACTGGGGTGCAACTATTGTTTCAGTCTTCCTCCCTGACAAATATG GTAAAATGGGTGATATTGTTCTGGGATATGATTCTGTCAATGACTACAAG AATGATACTTCGTATATTGGTTCCATTGTTGGAAGGGTTGCTAACAGAATAGGAGGGGCTCAATTTACTTTGAATGGAGTCCATTATAAATTGATCCCTAATGAAGGCAAAAACATGCTTCATG gtggCCCTATTGGATTTAGTGATGTTGTATGGAAAGTGAACAAGTATAAGAAAGATGGCTATTCTCCATCCATTGTTTTTGCCTATGATAGTTATGATGGTGAAGAAG GATTTCCTGGTGCACTCAGAGTAACAGTGACCTACACCCTTTACCCAGGCAACAGGCTGACCGTGAGAATGAAGGCCAAAGCTCTAAACAAGGCCACACCAGTCAACCTCGCCCAACACACCTATTGGAACCTTGGCAACCACAACAGTGGCGACATCTTATCCGAACAAGTCCAGATTTTCGCTTCCCACTACACTCCAGTGGACAGCCAACTCATTCCCACCGGCAAATTCGCCGCCGTCAAAGGAACCCCTTACGATTTCCTCAAACCTCACACGGTGGGAAGCCGAATCAACAAACTTGAAAATGGATACGATATCAACTACGTGATCGATGGTGTGGATGGCAAGCTGAAGAAAGCAGCAGTGGTGAAAGATAAGAAATCGGGGAGGGTGATGGAGTTGTTTACGAATCAAGCAGGAGTGCAGTTTTACACGGCTAATTCCTTGAAAGATGTGAAAGGGAAAGATGGATATGTTTATGAACCACATGGAGCTTTGTGTCTGGAGACTCAAGCATTTCCAGACTCGGTCAATCATCCAAATTTCCCATCTACTATTGTTTATCCTGGAAAAGAGTACAAGCATGTTATGGTGTTCAAGTTTTCGATTTCCTCCTAG